The Hevea brasiliensis isolate MT/VB/25A 57/8 chromosome 1, ASM3005281v1, whole genome shotgun sequence DNA segment CACATACTTTAAAGAAATCTTAAaggttttttgaaaaaaaaaaaaaaagaagaaagcaagaagaagaaaaaagaaagtaaGAGATGAGGAAAGCTCATCAAATTGGAGGGATGGagtgaaagttttttttttcttgtgttGTGTTGTTCTCTCCACCCCTTCCTCTCTCCcccttgttttttttttctcccttttttttttaggtatttatagggtttaggTCAAAAATCTATATAACAAGTGTATGTAATCATTAAATAAGAAGATTTAAATAGCTTAAAGaggaaatttcttatttaatttttatttttctttaaaaaaaattataggcttttatttatttaattaaagtttcctACTAAGCCTTAAAGAGCCCAATTAGATCTAATtagtttttttaataaaacatattctcaaaattaattttaaacaaaaaataaatcttatttaaatttaattaaacatttttttaCTCTTCAAAATTATTTTCTCCATGAAACATGCTATACATATGATTATCCATTTTTAATGCCTTTAAATATATctcacagtcatataattttttttattatcgaGTTTCTCATGCCTCAATATATATGTCTACAAGGTTACAAAAATAGGAGACTGCACATACCAATTTGCAGCCAATAGAATTGCTTGACATCTTTCGGGTTGAACTTTAGTTAAACCCCTTGTTAGCTACCATGTGAATGTTCAGTTGTTTACCTTTTAGAAATAGACAACCAAATCCTtggttttgaatgaatttaattGAAGTCTTGCAGGCCTGTCAAGGCTTCCATTTATCTCATTTTGAAGGAAAAACTTTAAAATACAATCATTGTATATATAACTATCGatcatgattatatatatatatttttttgtttgACTGAAACTTGAATTTGAAAACTCTTCTATACCATTGAACTAAAATTTATTGGCCGAGTGTCAAGCTTTTTAATAAAATGGTTTACTATATTGACTAGACTCAACTGGACTAAAATATCCTATTAATTTTAAAGATACTTTCACTTAATTTTAGCTATAACAGATTGTTAATATGGTTGGCTAGGCATGGAGCAACAGCAGAGTACATGCTCCTTTACGTCGAGTGATCATCAATGGAAGCCAAACAAGATACTCGATTGGGCTCTTTTCTTTTGGCAAAAGTATAGTAAAAGCGCCAGAAGAGCTAATCGATGATGAGCATCCTCTCCTGTTTAAGCCCTTTGATAATATTGGATTTTTGCACTACCTTGGCACCGAAGAGGCTCATGCAAACGACTATCCTCTCAAAGCCTACTCTAGCTGTCTTGCTTTCTTTCTATTATTAAGCTATTATAAACTAGGATCGGAAGAAATTtttagtattaataaattttaactttttgATTTTGGCTTTCTTATATAAAACAAGCACttattaattattaagtttaataatttagttatttattattattatttttaaatatgttaGATGAATGATATGTCTTCTGCCATTAAATTAAGTCATATTAGATGTTATTCATTCgtcattaaattattaatataatctTTAAAAAAACTATAAACATGTATGTTGATTCTAAAAACTGACTActaatgattatatatatatctcataattatgaatttaatatatatatatatattattaattaaaaattttaagataaaataaaataaatacgtGCTTGTCCACATTTATATTTTAATGTGCATTTGCAAATGTGGGTATATTTATATGtgcatttttatatattttttaaaggaataaagaaaCAAATAATGCCATCCAGTTGAAAACATCCTCTTCCTCTGTAGCAGATTGGGCAACCTACTGTTTAACCCAATGTTATGTCCTGCTAACGATTTTTAAGGTAGAGTTTATTGttttgattttgttaaaatactatctcttttatttatattatttaatgatataatatttatattagtagCTAGAAGTTGAGAGAGTGTtttaactatgataaaaaaaatcactatttttatatttactagttatttttattgaatacttttattttaaattattatataaataattaattatcaatAGTTAATATTTAGCAGTATAACAATTAACTACTAAAACAGCTAATCGCTATTAGAACAATTAATATTATCAAACTGATTCTATATAAAGTTGTATACAAAAatgctaataatttaaaaaaaacttCAGATTTTGTATACTTTAATTTTTAGCCtcgattataatattataaataatttaatttaattattatcaatattataaTTTAGGTTAAAActgatataattttttaaaaaattataaatttagaaaaATGTGTAAAAttaggataataaataaatataaatatgataATTACTATCAATGGTAAAGGGGCCTAATTATACAaatctttaaaaaataaaaagcagCCTTTCTGGCCTCTATTATCAGAGAGTTAATTACTTTGGGTAGGGACTAAGCATTTCCAACTTTTTTTCTTAAAATGCTGAGAATCTGTGCCCAACGTCAAAACAGATCAATAGGAAAACGACTAAATTCTGCATTAAGAGACATTTTGAGGTAGGTTAACCTTATATATCACATacatagttaattaattaattaattattaatccgATCGATTAGATTACGCTCATTAACATTGTTGCTTCTTAATTTGCAGATAAGATTCTTtatatatagatttttttttttaaagatttcTCTAAGCAACAGTAGCACCAGTATTGAGAAATTCTAACTCAAAtttgatttattattaatttaaaacataaatatatgaaattaatatatttaattgatAAATCTCGTCCTACATTTTATTTTTTGGGTTTATGATAAATCAGGTTTATGTTTTTGTTGTCGATAAGTTAATTGATTTATGCTAACTTTATTAACAATGTCTATTGTAACAATAAAATGTGTATTTTTGCTATGAAAATTATTGAACCAAAATGCAAAGGATGATGattgtttttattaatttattacatACATTAATTAAAAGGATATTGCTAGATAATTCGATATTTATTCAACTGTTGCGGTATTTAATAAATTGTTATATTTCTATTTTgccattattatttcaattacaGATGTATGAATAAATATAATCTTTCTACAATTTTTTTTTGgcgtatataattattttatatgaatatattCGCCGCTGGGTGTATGTACCTGTGCACTTAGACAATCGTTAGGAAAGAAAAGTTGGCACCGACGAAAGCCCCACCGAGGAATTAATAATAAGATTGCGTGCAGATTGTTGAGAGTATTCAACTCCCAACTTTATGTTTTTAAATTATAAACTAACCTCTAACAACTTCCCTATAGTTTTTAAATTGTATCCTGTTTCTCTTGATTTTTTCATTGGAAAGGTCTAATGGTCGAGTCTCAGTTGGATGATGCATATATtaacatttttttaaattattattgataATTTTATATGGAAAAGTTGTTTTAGAAGTCATAAAACATTTCCTAGAGTTTTTGGTGTCCAAAACATATGTATGACATACAATCGATGAGTTTTTAGAGGTTTCCATGCGtagtataaataaatattttaacatATAGAATTACTATAGCTTTTGATATATTAATTATAAGGATTTTAATTTGATATATAGAATtactataaatttttttaatagattAGATCGTATATTTATACTATAAAGTCCAAGCTGCATTCATGAATTTTTTAGGATGATGTTGGATTCATGAATTTTGAAAAAGCCTTATTAATGTTTTTGtatgataataaaaaaaagtaattaaattatttaaattaaaataaaattctctttaatttaaCTAAATCACTCTTTATCTCACTTAATAAGAAGGAGATGATAAGGTAAGtcataaaaaattgtaaaaataattattgtacttagtaaaaataaggataaaatgagaaaaaattaattaatgcaccttaatattctcaaaatGACATACATGCCCTGTTTGACAATATTAATTGTTCTAGTAGCTGTTACTATTTGAGTAGCTATTAGCTGTTTTATCAGCAGTTAGATATTAACTGTTCGTGATTAGTTGTTTATGTAGTGATTTAAAGTAGAAGTGTTCGATAAAAATAGCCATTGGATTAgctattaaatgtaaaaatagtaatatcatcttattagccgtaattaaAATGCTTTCTCAACCTCTCAAAATTAAGACGGATAACTTTTTATAAATCACTCTTTCAATctctaaatattattataaataatatgttATCAAAGTATAACTAAGATAGGGAGTATTTTGATTATTGCCAAAATACTAAATGCTGCTTTAAAAGTTACTGCCGAACAGGGTcataattttaaacaaaataactTTTGAAGAATGACAGAAAAAATTAGGCGGAGGAAGTATTATTCTAAAATCATTTTCTATAAGTTCTCAATtacatttattattataaattcaaTTAATATTTAGGATAAAACGAAGTAAATGGATTAATTTTTATTTCAAGCATTTAATTGTGTATTTTCACTTAAACTGTTCGGCTCgtgaacatattccatctttttTTAACTTAACAAACCAATCtttaacttaattaattggtTCAACTCAATTAATAATTACACCAATAAGCGTATTTCTCAGCTTGTATAAATTGGATGGAACATCCAAATTACTCAAACTCGTCATAAGTTCTCCTTATCAAATTAAAGATTTTTTTGTGGAAACAAAATGAGCCGTGAAACCCCTCTTAGTCTTCCTGTTATAGATTTCTGTAAGTTAGATTTAAAACCAGGCACTACTGAATGGGATTCGTTAAGGTCCCAAGTTTGGAAGGCAATAGAAGAGTATGGTAGCTTCAGGGCTGTGTTAAGCCAAATTTCACAAGAGCTCCGAGAAGCATTTCTTAATGAACTTGAAGAGCTATTTGCCTTACCTCTTCAGATCAAGAGATGTTACGTTAATGAAAAACCCTTCCGTGGATATGTTGGGCAATCACCCTCCTCGCCACTCAATGAATGTTTCACCATTGATGACCCAGTCATCTCCCAAAACCTGGAAAATCTCTGTAATATCTTGTGGCAGCCCCAAGGAAAACCCAGTTTCAGGTACATTTATGTCATGTCCtggtttctatatatatatatatatgatttggtTATTGTGTGATTCACATGAACGATCTGGTTTTTGGTGGCAGAAAAATTATACATTCCTTCTCCAAAGAAGTACTTGAATTGGAAAAAATAATAAGGACGATGATTATAGAAAGCTTGGGTGTCGAGAAGTACTTGGAAGAGAACATGGACTCGGCCGACTACATGCTTAGAGTCACAAAATATGGAAGCCCCCAGACAAGCAATGAACTGTCTGGTTTACGTGCTCACACAGATAAGAACATGATTACCATATTACATCAAAATGAGGTTGATGGGTTGGAGGTACAAACCAAAGGTGGAGAGTGGATTCAGGTGAAATTTTCACCAGAGTCTTTTGTCATCCTAATCGGAGAGTCTTTCGACGTAAGAAACTCCCTTTTctctatctatttatttattggtATTACGGATTGGTGCATTCAGCACAATCGATCTTTGATTGATAAGGAAGTAGAGCTTTCGATCATTAGCCTTCTATAATTTTATAATCTT contains these protein-coding regions:
- the LOC110663541 gene encoding probable 2-oxoglutarate-dependent dioxygenase AOP1 encodes the protein MSRETPLSLPVIDFCKLDLKPGTTEWDSLRSQVWKAIEEYGSFRAVLSQISQELREAFLNELEELFALPLQIKRCYVNEKPFRGYVGQSPSSPLNECFTIDDPVISQNLENLCNILWQPQGKPSFRKIIHSFSKEVLELEKIIRTMIIESLGVEKYLEENMDSADYMLRVTKYGSPQTSNELSGLRAHTDKNMITILHQNEVDGLEVQTKGGEWIQVKFSPESFVILIGESFDAWANGRLHSPYHRVRVSGNEARISAGFFSVFKAGYLVKAPEEMVDEEYPLLFKPFDYSEFIKFFQTPAGRSSPSALKEYCGV